From Silene latifolia isolate original U9 population unplaced genomic scaffold, ASM4854445v1 scaffold_75, whole genome shotgun sequence, one genomic window encodes:
- the LOC141640291 gene encoding putative mitochondrial protein AtMg01250, which produces MVCVTTPPYTLNVNGQSFGFFHGKRGLRRGDPLSPLLFTICMEYLSRILNVVAQQEGFRFHPICGKIKLNHLLFADDLLMFCKGTTSSIMWLLRGFSTFSSAYGLKLNKDKTNIYFNGVKGELIADIVNISGFRVGSLPFKYLGVPISSEKTTKFEGNKLIKRIVARIRSLGAR; this is translated from the coding sequence ATGGTCTGTGTTACTACTCCCCCATATACTCTCAATGTTAATGGACAATCTTTTGGATTTTTCCATGGCAAAAGAGGATTAAGACGAGGGGACCCTTTGTCACCCCTCCTGTTTACTATTTGCATGGAATATTTATCTAGGATCCTTAATGTGGTGGCTCAGCAAGAAGGATTTAGATTCCATCCCATTTGTGGCAAAATAAAACTTAATCATCTTTTATTTGCGGATGATCTCCTCATGTTTTGCAAAGGCACTACATCTTCTATAATGTGGCTTCTTAGGGGATTCTCTACTTTCTCTTCAGCCTATGGATTAAAGCTTAATAAGGATAAGACCAATATTTACTTCAATGGTGTTAAAGGGGAGCTTATTGCTGATATAGTCAACATTTCTGGCTTCAGAGTGGGATCCCTCCCTTTTAAATACCTTGGAGTGCCTATTTCTTCCGAAAAAACGACCAAGTTTGAAGGGAACAAACTAATTAAGAGGATAGTTGCAAGAATCAGATCACTAGGAGCAAGATAA
- the LOC141640292 gene encoding uncharacterized protein LOC141640292 — protein MTDQLISAIITETASGNTFMFTVVYRSNEEEERLKLWEDPKRIKDNWNGPWSICGDFNNLLDFNERIGRPVHWTNITEFMECVDYCEIMDIKAQGDYFTWNNKQEPSSRVFSRLDRFMINEKWMQLYPDAYGFFLPEDLSKKIIGSCMFQVVSKLRSLKNPLKELNRNRFSDIEKAVGIAKIQLDDIQTQMHRDPCNIRLMEEESDAADTYRSLAKAHFSFLSQKSKVDWGLMHTDPQGIEQAFLTYYTELLGTNGDTLPVHKPTVRTGPVINDQLKAILQKTINPEEIKNSMFLIPASKSPGLDEFTSQFYRDLWEIIGKDVIGAVMDFLNTGLKQVNTTTLNLTPKTKNPISVLGY, from the exons ATGACTGATCAACTTATATCTGCTATAATCACTGAGACTGCATCTGGTAATACCTTCATGTTTACTGTAGTTTATAGGTCTAATGAGGAGgaggaaagattaaagctttGGGAGGATCCCAAAAGGATCAAGGATAATTGGAATGGTCCTTGGAGCATCTGTGGTGATTTTAATAATCTTCTGGATTTCAATGAGAGAATAGGAAGACCTGTTCATTGGACTAATATTACTGAGTTCATGGAATGTGTGGACTACTGTGAGATTATGGACATCAAGGCTCAAGGTGATTATTTTACATGGAATAATAAACAAGAGCCCTCATCTAGAGTCTTCTCTCGTCTTGACAGATTTATGATCAATGAGAAATGGATGCAACTGTACCCTGATGCTTATGGGTTTTTCTTACCTGAAGATTT GAGCAAGAAGATCATTGGTTCATGCATGTTTCAAGTAGTTTCTAAATTAAGGAGCCTGAAGAACCCTTTGAAGGAACTCAACAGAAATAGATTTTCTGATATTGAAAAGGCAGTGGGGATAGCAAAAATTCAGCTTGATGATATACAAACACAGATGCACAGAGATCCATGCAATATCAGACTTATGGAAGAAGAATCTGATGCTGCTGATACTTATAGATCACTGGCCAAAGCTCATTTTAGTTTTCTTAGTCAGAAGTCTAAGGTGGATTGG GGGCTCATGCACACAGATCCTCAAGGTATTGAACAAGCATTCTTGACTTATTATACTGAGCTGTTGGGTACTAATGGAGATACTTTGCCAGTTCACAAGCCGACTGTAAGAACTGGTCCTGTGATTAATGATCAACTTAAAGCTATTCTTCAAAAGACAATTAACCCTGAAGAGATTAAGAATTCCATGTTCTTAATCCCTGCTTCAAAATCACCAGGTCTTGATGAATTCACTAGCCAATTCTATAGGGATTTATGGGAGATTATAGGCAAAGATGTTATTGGTGCTGTTATGGATTTTCTTAATACTGGGCTGAAACAGGTGAACACTACTACTTTAAATCTTACTCCAAAAACAAAGAACCCTATTAGTGTACTGGGATACTGA